A part of Schistosoma mansoni strain Puerto Rico chromosome W, complete genome genomic DNA contains:
- a CDS encoding exocyst complex component sec6, 5' fragment, protein MSVQSFQLSELEEKARASALKRVSDHFQKPEQLDKIDIIKSRFLNQKTATEAQLKMALYSQLDGSKVGLEKLDTALAESQTCRNRLIQLGSSLSGLSGLSQQLHELKNLSTKYSQLGAAMENMSYLVKAPETFEQARTYLESENLLEGHKLMQDLEGIRDELMFEVYRQKSMEDLDTLRAFFRELEI, encoded by the exons ATGAGTGTCCAATCTTTTCAGTTATCTGAATTAGAGGAAAAAGCTCGTGCAAGTGCACTCAAAAGAGTTTCCGATCATTTTCAA AAGCCAGAACAACTGGATAAGATAGATATTATTAAATCTAGATTTCTAAATCAAAAG ACTGCCACAGAAGCTCAGTTAAAAATGGCTTTATATAGTCAGTTAGACGGCAGTAAAGTCGGCTTGGAAAAACTGGATACTGCCCTCGCTGAGTCACAAACATGTAGAAACAG ACTCATCCAACTGGGCTCTTCATTGTCTGGTTTGTCCGGCTTATCTCAGCAGTTGCATGAGTTAAAAAATCTTTCAACTAAATACAGTCAA CTTGGTGCTGCTATGGAAAATATGAGTTATCTTGTGAAGGCACCTGAAACATTTGAACAGGCTCGAACTTATCTGGAATCAGAAAATCTCTTAGAAGGTCATAAACT AATGCAGGATTTGGAAGGGATTCGAGATGAACTGATGTTTGAAGTGTATCGACAAAAGTCTATGGAAGATTTAGAT ACATTGCGTGCCTTTTTCCGTGAGCTTGAAATTTAA